Proteins found in one Desulfobacterales bacterium genomic segment:
- a CDS encoding rubrerythrin family protein, whose product MSKSEQNLQEAFAGESQANRKYLAFAKKADQEGYAQVAKLFRAAAAAETVHAHAHLRTLKGINSTADNLKEAIAGETHEFKNMYPEMIEDAKAEDNKAALRSFEYANAVEQVHADLYEKALANMDGMAATDYWVCEVCGYTCEDEAPDECPVCKAKKKAFFKVD is encoded by the coding sequence ATGAGTAAGTCCGAACAAAATCTACAAGAAGCATTCGCAGGTGAATCACAGGCCAACCGTAAATATCTGGCTTTTGCCAAAAAAGCGGACCAGGAAGGCTACGCCCAAGTGGCCAAACTGTTTCGTGCGGCAGCGGCCGCTGAAACCGTGCATGCCCATGCCCACTTGCGGACCCTGAAGGGCATTAACAGCACGGCTGACAATCTGAAAGAGGCCATTGCCGGTGAGACCCACGAATTTAAAAACATGTACCCGGAAATGATCGAAGACGCCAAGGCCGAAGACAACAAAGCTGCGCTGCGAAGCTTTGAGTATGCCAATGCCGTTGAACAAGTTCATGCCGACCTTTACGAAAAAGCGCTGGCCAATATGGACGGCATGGCCGCCACCGATTACTGGGTTTGCGAAGTTTGCGGCTACACCTGCGAAGATGAAGCTCCGGATGAGTGCCCGGTGTGTAAAGCCAAAAAGAAAGCCTTTTTCAAAGTTGATTAG